One genomic window of Arachis hypogaea cultivar Tifrunner chromosome 8, arahy.Tifrunner.gnm2.J5K5, whole genome shotgun sequence includes the following:
- the LOC112705196 gene encoding uncharacterized protein: MNIIKVDIDKSWISRPRGSVEYKAGLNKFLDFAFANASSDGMIHCPCPSCGFRLFQTREDAYDHLLLKPFPAKYTFWLHHGERRVGDSSSETQEIDPGSVYRDPLRDMVREAFNFPGSVVDEDDSGNKDFEGDADELPYLYSEPSQAARHFDELLEDGEQELYPGCAKFSKLAFLVRLYHIKCLCGVSDKAFGMILELLCEAFEHAKIPGSLHDAKRIIRKLGIAYKKIDACLNDCMLYQGSDQELSRCKICGTLIWKQKTRRNSIVRINVVVKKNGKPQAAKVLRYFPIVPRLQRMFMSSKTSVDMLWHKKGPNSDGFLRHPRDGEAWKAFDRRYTHFSGDPRSVRLALASDGFNPFGNLSSRYSIWPVILIPYNLPPWSCMRPSSFLLSMIIPGPKMPGNDIDVYLQPLIDELKQLWGGVDTYDASEKKTFKLHAALLWTISDFPGLGNLSGWNTYGGRACPTCNLDAESKRLTFSQKWCFMGHRRFLNQSHRFRQDRVRFDGKVEVRGPPVTLSGGDILRQLDNVHVKLGKVQTEAGKRARGQQAALQDESPWKKRSIFFDLPYWEYNLLRHNLDVMHIEKNVCDNIIYTILNDSGKSKDNLKAR, translated from the coding sequence ATGAACATCATAAAAGTAGATATAGATAAGAGTTGGATCTCAAGGCCACGAGGTAGTGTCGAATACAAGGCCGGGTTGAACAAATTTTTGGATTTCGCATTTGCGAATGCATCTTCCGATGGGATGATACATTGTCCATGTCCTTCGTGTGGGTTCCGGCTATTCCAAACTAGAGAGGATGCTTACGATCACTTGCTGTTAAAACCGTTTCCTGCTAAGTATACTTTTTGGTTACATCATGGGGAGAGACGCGTAGGAGACAGTTCTAGTGAGACACAAGAAATTGACCCAGGTAGCGTCTACCGAGATCCACTGCGCGACATGGTTCGTGAGGCATTCAACTTTCCAGGTTCTGTTGTCGATGAAGATGACTCGGGCAACAAAGATTTTGAGGGGGATGCCGACGAATTGCCTTATTTGTACAGCGAACCTAGTCAGGCGGCCCGTCATTTTGATGAGCTGCTTGAGGATGGAGAGCAGGAATTGTATCCGGGTTGTGCGAAATTCTCGAAGTTGGCTTTCTTGGTCAGGCTATACCATATAAAGTGCCTGTGCGGCGTGAGCGACAAGGCATTCGGAATGATACTAGAGTTACTGTGTGAGGCTTTTGAGCATGCAAAGATTCCGGGTTCACTGCACGATGCCAAAAGGATCATACGAAAACTCGGTATTGCGTACAAGAAGATAGATGCATGTCTGAATGACTGCATGCTATATCAGGGCAGCGATCAAGAACTGTCTAGGTGCAAGATATGTGGGACCTTGATATGGAAGCAAAAGACTAGGAGGAATTCCATTGTCCGGATCAATGTGGTTGTTAAGAAGAATGGAAAGCCGCAGGCGGCGAAAGTTCTTCGTTACTTTCCCATTGTTCCACGACTGCAGCGGATGTTCATGTCCAGTAAGACATCTGTTGACATGTTGTGGCACAAGAAAGGTCCTAACTCGGATGGTTTTTTGAGGCATCCACGAGACGGAGAGGCATGGAAGGCATTTGATAGAAGATATACTCACTTCAGTGGCGATCCACGCAGCGTTCGCTTAGCCTTAGCTAGCGATGGCTTTAATCCCTTCGGAAATCTCAGCTCAAGGTACTCGATTTGGCCCGTGATTCTCATCCCCTACAACCTGCCCCCATGGAGTTGTATGAGACCCAGCTCTTTCTTGCTGTCTATGATTATCCCCGGTCCCAAGATGCCTGGAAATGACATAGATGTCTACCTACAGCCGTTGATAGATGAGTTGAAGCAGCTGTGGGGTGGTGTTGATACGTACGACGCTAGCGAGAAAAAAACATTCAAGCTGCATGCTGCGTTGTTGTGGACAATCAGCGATTTTCCAGGGTTGGGCAACTTATCTGGGTGGAATACGTACGGTGGGAGAGCATGTCCTACGTGCAACCTGGATGCCGAGTCTAAGCGACTCACGTTTAGTCAGAAATGGTGTTTCATGGGTCATCGGCGCTTTCTGAATCAAAGCCACAGATTTCGGCAGGACCGGGTCCGATTTGATGGGAAGGTAGAGGTCAGAGGTCCGCCTGTAACATTGTCGGGTGGAGATATTTTGAGACAGTTGGATAATGTGCATGTCAAGCTTGGTAAGGTGCAGACGGAAGCCGGTAAAAGAGCGCGCGGACAACAGGCTGCATTACAAGATGAGTCTCCTTGGAAAAAAAGGAGTATATTCTTTGATCTTCCATATTGGGAGTATAATTTGTTGCGTCACAATCTGGACgtgatgcacatagagaagaatgtgTGCGACAACATTATCTACACGATACTGAACGACAGTGGTAAGTCCAAGGACAACCTCAAAGCTCGATAA